CGTCAAGCATGCCCTCGTCGAAGTTCACGTCCACGATCTGCGCGCCGTTCTCGACCTGCTGCCGGGCGATCTTCAGACCCGCGTCGTAGTCCCCGGCGAGGATCGCCTTGGCAAACTTGGGGCTGCCCGTCACGTTCGTCCGCTCGCCCACGTTCACGAAGTTCAGTTCCGGCGTGACGTTCAGTGGTTCCAGCCCGCTGAGGCGCAGCACCGGCGGCAGCTGCGGCGCGGTGCGCGGGGGCACGTCTCGCACCGCCGCCGCGATCGCGCGGATGTGCTCGGGCGTGGTGCCGCAGCATCCGCCCACGATGTTCACCAGCCCCTCGCGCGCGAAGTCCGCCAGCACGGCGGCCGTGTGCTCGGGCGTCTCGTCGTACTCGCCGAAGGCGTTGGGCAGGCCGGCGTTCGGGTGCACCGACACCAGCGCGTCGCTGCTGCGCGCGATCTCGCGCAGGTGCGGGCGCAGCAGGTCCGCGCCCAGCGCGCAGTTCAGGCCCAGACTGAACAGGTCAGCGTGCGCGGTGCTGATCGCGAAGGCTTCCGGCGTCTGGCCGCTCAGCGTGCGCCCGGAGGCGTCCGTGATCGTGCCGGACAGCATGATCGGCAGTGTGGTGCCGCTGACCACGAAGGCTTCCTCGCACGCGAACAGCGCGGCCTTGGCGTTCAAAGTGTCGAACACCGTCTCGATCAGCAGCAGGTCGGCCCCGCCCTCGATCAGGCCCAGGGCCGCCTCGACGTACGCGGCCACCAGATCGTCGTAGGTGACGTTGCGGAACTCCGGGCGTTCCACGTCGGGCGACAGCGTCGCCGTGCGGTTCGTCGGCCCGATGCTGCCGGCCACCCAGCGCGGGCGGCCGTCGCGGGCGGTGAACTCGTCGGCGACCTCGCGCGCCAGCCGCGCGCCCGCCACGTTCATGGCGCGGGCCAGGTGCTCCGTGCCGTAGTCCGCCTGGCTGACCGTGGTGGAATTGAAGGTGTTCGTGCTGGCGATGTCCGCGCCCGCCTCGAAGTACGCGCGGTGCACGGCGCGGATCACGTCAGGCCGGGTCAGTTGCAGCAGGTCGAAATTGCCGCGGTACATCCGCAGCGGATCGGCGTCGTCCCAGCGGAAATCCGCCTCGGTCAGGCCCGCGCCCTGGAGCTGGGTCCCCCACGCTCCGTCCAGAATCAGAATACGTCTGCGCGCCTCGGCGCGAATCTCCGTGCTCACCGTTCACCTCTGCTGGGCCGCCCGGTGGCGGCCTGTTGCTGTGTTCTGCGCACGCGGCGCCGCCCGTTGGCCATCGTTCCCGCTCGCGCCATCGTCGGCGCACCCACGCGGGTCTTTCCTGGAAGCACCGTTGCCGAAATGTGGGCCGGTTGCCACGCCATCACAGGGCAGGAAACACCCTCCGGCGGTTCTGGATGACCGCGCCCAGGGGGCACGATGCGGGCAGGATAGCGCGGAGGCGCGCCGCGAACCGCGGGGTGGAGTGGACAGGGGGCTGGGACGCTCAGCCCGACGGCGTGAGGCCCACCGCCGCGAGCACCGGCCGCAGCACGTCCCAGCCCTCGTCGCCCTTCGGGGTCAGCAGGCCCTGCGCCTCGGCTGCCAGCACCCGGGCGGCGTCCCGCTCCCCCTGGTCGAGCGCCAGCGCGGCCTGCTCGGCCACGATCAGGCCGCGGATCGAGGGGGTGGTCAGCACCTGCGCGTGGCGCTCGGCATCGGCCAGAACCGCCGCCGCCTCGTGGTGCTGGCCCAGGCGGCGCAGGCACGCGCCGTACTTCCACAGGCTCAGGGTGCGGCCGCGGGTGGCGTGCGAGCCCGGATGCGCCGCGACCGACTGCCCGTACTGCGCGGCGGCCTGCACGTAGTCGCCGCTGCGGAACGCGGCGTACCCCAGCCAGTACAGGATGTTCGACGCCCGCACCGGCTGCGCGCGGCGCGTGAGTTCCAGTGCGGGTTCGAGCATGCTCCTCGCGTCGTCCCATCGCTCCTGGCACGCCCGCGCCGCCCCGCCCTCGAGCAGCAGCGCCGCGCGGTGGTCGTCGCTCAGCGGCGCCAGCCCGTCCAGGGCACGTTGCACCGTCTGCACGGCCAGCTCGTATTCGTCTTCCTCGGTGTGGAACTTCGCGCGGCGCGCGGCGAGGTCCGCGTGCAGGGCGGGATCGTCCAGCACGCGGGCCAGCGCTGCCATGTGTTCCAGGCTTTCGGTGCGGCCGACCGGGTCGTCCGTGTGGCGTTGCAACTCGCTGCGGGCCGCGTGGAGGTGAAAGGCGTCGGCGGGCGGCGGCCCGGCAGCCAGGGCGCGGCCGGAGGCGTCCAGGGCGTCGGCGTACGCGTACAGCCGCTCGGCCGCCTGCGCGGCGTCCCGCCAGTGCGGCCATGCCAGGCCCGGCTCGCCCGCGTGCTGGTAATGGTCGGCCAGCTTCGCCGGCGGAGTGCCGGGGGGGGCGAGCTGCGCCAGTTGCCGGTGCAGGTACCGGGCGCGCGGTTCGCCCAGCGTGCGCGCCACCACCCGGCGGTACAGGTCGTGCCCGAAGCGGTACCCGCTGCCCTCGGGCACGATCAGCCGGGCGAGTTCCGCGCGCTCCAGGGCGTCCAGCGCCTCGCGCTCGTCCAGACCACACGCCCCCGCGACCAGCGGGATGGGAAAGGACTCACCCCACAGCGTGCCCGCCTGGAGCAGCTGCCGGGTGGCACTGCCCAGGCGCTCCACGCGCTCCGCGATCGCCTCGGTCACGCCGGGCGGGATCGGCATCTCGGCGTAATCCACGGTGTAGGCGTCGTGCGGGGTGAACCAGTGGCCGCCCTGGACGTTGAGCTCGCCGCGCTCGCGCAGGCCGCGCAGCGTCTCGACCAGAAACAGGGGATGCCCGGCGGTCGCGGCGTACAGGCGCCGCGAGAACAGCGGAGCCGGCGCGCCGGTGAGCCGCGTGATCAGGGCGGCCACGTCCTGCTCGCTCAGCTCGTGCAGCGTCACGCGCGGCGGGTTCAGTCGGCGCAGGATGTCCGTGAGTTCCGTGCGCGCGTTCAGCTCGCCGGGCCGGGCGGTCAGCCACACGCGCGGCGCGCCGCGGTGCAGCGCCAGGAACACGGCCTCCAGCGTGCCGGAGTCCAGCCAGTGCAGGTCCTCGACGATCAGGGTGCGCGGCCCCAGCAGGCTCACCAGCGCCTGCGCGAACGCGTCCAGCAGCGAGCCGCGCGTGTCCGGGCCCTGCGCCGCGCCCGGCTCGTGGACCGCCGCGTGCAGCAGGGGGCGCAGGTGGAGCGGACAGTGCGCCAGCGCCCCGGCGCGCAGCACGTCCAGCAGCGGTCCGAACGGCAGCGGCGTCGTCTCGGGCGCGCCGCGCAGGATCAGGGCGGCGCTGCCGGCCGCGTCGTGCACCAGGCGGGACTTTCCGACCCCGGCCTCGCCCAGCACCAGGCGCAGGCGGCTGCCCAGCAGGGCTGTGCGCGCGTCCTCGCGGCCCACCAGCGGCATGGGCAGCGGCGAGGTCGGCTCCGCGTCCGCCGGCCGGCCCGCGTGCGCGCCCTCCCGCGCGTGTTCGATGCGGTCGCGCAGGGCCAGCGTGGCCGGCAGCGGGCGCACCCCGAGGTCCGCGTGCAGGGCGCGTGACAGCGCGTCGAAGGTGTCCAGCGCCGCGTCGTGCCGGCCCAGGGCCAGCAGCGTCTCCATCAGCGCCCGCACCGAGCGCTCACGCAACGGGTCGAGGCGCACGGCGCGCTCGCGTACTGCCAGCGCCGCCGCGAGCTGCCCGGCGACGGCCAGGGCCTCGGCGTGAAGGTCGAGCGCGCGGTACTGCTCCTCGCGGATCGAGGCCGCGTACGCCTCGGCCCACCCGTCGAACGCGGCCGCAGCGGGCAGAAGCAGGTGATCCAGGAAACGGCCGCCCGCCAGCGCGGCGGCCCGCTCGTGGTCCCCGTCCGCCAGGGCGGCGCGCAGGCGCAGCACGTCCACCCGCACGTCCGGGTGCACGGCCACGGTCGGTCCGCTGGCGTGCAGCCACGCGCCGGCCTCGGAGGCCTTCAGGCGGTGGAGCTGCACCCGCAGGTTGCGCCGCGCCGCGTCGGCACCCAGGTCGGTCCACAGCAGGTCGGCCAGGGCCTCGCGGCTCGTCTCGCCCTCGACCGCCACGTACACCAGCAGCGCGAGGCTCTTGCCCTGCACGTCCAGCACGCGCTCTCCGGCCATGACCCTCGGCGTGCCCAGGGTGTGCACGGTCAGCGGCTCGGCACGGGTCATGGATGCCCGCAGTGTAGTCCAGCGCCCGGCGCAACACCCGCGCAACGCCGCGCGCCGTACGGTCTGGCCACGGAGACCCGTGATGCCCACACCTGACCCCCCCACCCCCCCGGCCACCGGCGGCACCGAGTACGTGCTGCGCATCGAATGGGCCCGCGACCGGCCGCCCACCTGCCACGTCGCGCGGCGCCACGACGGCGAGATCGAGTGGCTGGAATTCCGCGAGCCCGACGCCCTCCTGAGGCATCTGTGGCTGATCCTCGACGGCGGACCCGGCCTGCGCTGAGCGCGCTACGCTGGAGCATGTCCCTCCGACCGCTGCTGCTGGCCGCTGTGCTGGCCCTCGTTCCGCTGGCCGTGGCCCAGGGCGATCCGGTCCCGGAACTCCAGCCTGTCCCCGCCGGGTCGCTGCCGGCCACCCCCGTCCTGCTCGACCGGGCGGCCACGCCGAGCCCGGCCGGCACGACGGCCACGCTGGACGCGCCGCGCATGGCCCGCAGTCCGCTCACGCTGAGCATGACGGTGCAGCGCCCGGGCGGCCCAGTTCTCGTGGTCGCCGTGCGGCGCGACAACGCCCAGAACTGCGCCTTCGCACCGCTGCTGCGCGTGGTGGAGGTCGGCACCCGCCGGGTGGTGTACCCCGTCGCTGGCCGGCAGCGTCTGTGTACGCAGGAGATCGTCACGAAGTCCACCGCTGCGACCGGCCGGCTCTCGTTCAGCCGCGAGGTGACCCTCCCGCCGGGCGAGTACGTGATCGAGGCGTGGCTGCCCGGCGTGGTGGAGGGCGCGCTGGTGCGGGTGCCGGCCGCGCCGGTGCGCGTGTCCGTGAAGTAGGACCGGGTACCAGAAGAGGGCCGCATGAAGGGACGATGGCGACCCGCTGGCCGCACCACCGGGACTGCCGGCGTGTCCGTGCGTTAGGGTCTGGGCATGCCCGACCGCCTTCGACCCGTCACCGTGATCACCGGCGCGGCCGGCGGCATCGGCACGGCCCTGGCCCGGCTGCTGGCCCCGGCGCACGACCTGATCCTCACCGGCCGCGACGCCGCGCGCCTGGACGCGCTGTGCGCCGAGGTGGGCGGCCGGCCGCTGCGGCTCGACCTGACCCGGCCGGAGACCTTCGCAGCGGCTGTGGAGGGTCTGGAGCGCGTGACGAACGTCGTGCACAACGCAGGCGTCGTGGAACTCGGGCCGGTCGCGGAGCAGGGCCACGAGGTCTGGACGCGCACGCTGGCGGTCAACACCGTCGCGCCCGCCGAACTGACCCGGCACCTGCTGCCGCTCGTGCGGGCCGAGCGGGGCACGCTGGTGTTCGTGAACTCCGGCGCGGGCCTCGCCGCGCACGCCGGGTGGGGCAGCTACGCCGCGAGCAAGTTCGCGCTGCGCGCCCTGGCCGAGGCCCTGCGCGCCGA
This region of Deinococcus metalli genomic DNA includes:
- a CDS encoding ATP-binding protein, producing the protein MTRAEPLTVHTLGTPRVMAGERVLDVQGKSLALLVYVAVEGETSREALADLLWTDLGADAARRNLRVQLHRLKASEAGAWLHASGPTVAVHPDVRVDVLRLRAALADGDHERAAALAGGRFLDHLLLPAAAAFDGWAEAYAASIREEQYRALDLHAEALAVAGQLAAALAVRERAVRLDPLRERSVRALMETLLALGRHDAALDTFDALSRALHADLGVRPLPATLALRDRIEHAREGAHAGRPADAEPTSPLPMPLVGREDARTALLGSRLRLVLGEAGVGKSRLVHDAAGSAALILRGAPETTPLPFGPLLDVLRAGALAHCPLHLRPLLHAAVHEPGAAQGPDTRGSLLDAFAQALVSLLGPRTLIVEDLHWLDSGTLEAVFLALHRGAPRVWLTARPGELNARTELTDILRRLNPPRVTLHELSEQDVAALITRLTGAPAPLFSRRLYAATAGHPLFLVETLRGLRERGELNVQGGHWFTPHDAYTVDYAEMPIPPGVTEAIAERVERLGSATRQLLQAGTLWGESFPIPLVAGACGLDEREALDALERAELARLIVPEGSGYRFGHDLYRRVVARTLGEPRARYLHRQLAQLAPPGTPPAKLADHYQHAGEPGLAWPHWRDAAQAAERLYAYADALDASGRALAAGPPPADAFHLHAARSELQRHTDDPVGRTESLEHMAALARVLDDPALHADLAARRAKFHTEEDEYELAVQTVQRALDGLAPLSDDHRAALLLEGGAARACQERWDDARSMLEPALELTRRAQPVRASNILYWLGYAAFRSGDYVQAAAQYGQSVAAHPGSHATRGRTLSLWKYGACLRRLGQHHEAAAVLADAERHAQVLTTPSIRGLIVAEQAALALDQGERDAARVLAAEAQGLLTPKGDEGWDVLRPVLAAVGLTPSG
- a CDS encoding SDR family oxidoreductase, yielding MPDRLRPVTVITGAAGGIGTALARLLAPAHDLILTGRDAARLDALCAEVGGRPLRLDLTRPETFAAAVEGLERVTNVVHNAGVVELGPVAEQGHEVWTRTLAVNTVAPAELTRHLLPLVRAERGTLVFVNSGAGLAAHAGWGSYAASKFALRALAEALRAEEAGRGVRVGSVYPGRTATPMQASVRAQEGGTYSPDAYIDPQSVAAAIRFMLDSPRDADITDLTVRPGPRP